A DNA window from Bos mutus isolate GX-2022 chromosome 11, NWIPB_WYAK_1.1, whole genome shotgun sequence contains the following coding sequences:
- the ENTR1 gene encoding endosome-associated-trafficking regulator 1 isoform X6, with amino-acid sequence MCYVPSPVLASVGDTDDKLGDLEAANPFSFKEFLKTKNLSLSKEDTDSRVYSQEATRHSLGLDRTSPASQTVGYGLEYQQPFFEDPTGAGDLLDEDEDEEDGWNGAYLPSAMEQTHSSRVAASTSPCSTYVSFFSNPSELVGPESLPPWTLSDSDSRISPTGSPSADFTAHGESLGDRHLRTLQISYEALKDENSKLRRKLTEIQSFSETQTEMVRTLERKLEAKMIKEESDYHDLESAVQQVEQNLELMTKRAVKAENHVLKLRQEVSLLQAQVSDFKRENEALRSGQGASLTVVKQNTDVALQNLRVVMNNAHASIKQLVSGAETLNLVAEILKSIDRISEIKDQGEES; translated from the exons ATGTGCTATGTGCCCAGTCCGGTGCTAGCTTCCGTGGGAGACACAG ATGATAAACTTGGAGATCTGGAAGCGGCAAACCCGTTCTCCTTTAAAGAGTTTTTGAAGACCAAGAACCTGAGCCTGTCGAAAGAGGACACCGACAGCAGAGTTTACTCACAG GAAGCCACGAGGCACTCTCTGGGACTCGACCGCACCTCCCCAGCTTCCCAGACTGTGGGCTATGGCCTGGAATATCAGCAGCCATTTTTTGAAGACCCAACGGGGGCTGGCGACCTCCTGGACGAGGATGAGGACGAGGAGGACGGGTGGAACGGGGCCTACCTGCCGTCCGCCATGGAGCAGACGCACTCCTCCAGGGTGGCCGCCAGCACGTCGCCCTGCAGCACGTACGTCTCCTTTTTCTCCAACCCGTCGGAGCTGGTGGGGCCCGAGTCTCTGCCCCCATGGACGCTGAGCGACTCCGACTCTCGCATCTCCCCGACGGGGAGCCCCAGCGCTGACTTCACAGCCCACGGAGAGAGTCTGGGGGACAGGCACCTTCGGACACTGCAGATAAGTTACGAAGCA cTGAAAGATGAGAATTCTAAGCTAAGAAGAAAGCTGACTGAGATTCAGAGCTTCTCTGAAACTCAAACAGAAAT GGTGAGGACGCTTGAGCGGAAGTTAGAAGCGAAAATGATCAAGGAGGAGAGTGACTATCACGACCTGGAGTCGGCGGTGCAGCAGGTGGAGCAGAATCTGGAGCTCATGACT AAACGTGCAGTGAAGGCAGAAAATCACGTCCTGAAACTGAGACAGGAGGTCAGCTTGCTCCAG GCCCAGGTCTCTGACTTCAAGCGTGAGAACGAAGCCCTGCGGTCAGGCCAGGGCGCCAGCCTGACGGTGGTGAAGCAGAACACGGACGTGGCCCTGCAGAACCTCCGTGTGGTCATGAACAATGCTCACGCCTCCATCAA GCAGCTGGTTTCTGGAGCTGAAACGTTGAATCTCGTTGCTGAAATCCTTAAATCTATAGACAGAATTTCTGAGATTAAAGACCAAGGGGAGGAGTCGTGA
- the ENTR1 gene encoding endosome-associated-trafficking regulator 1 isoform X3 yields the protein MAGYARRPGVTPLSRARSLVIPDDFGYGKGKCAKQGPPGAQNTHFGDDKLGDLEAANPFSFKEFLKTKNLSLSKEDTDSRVYSQEATRHSLGLDRTSPASQTVGYGLEYQQPFFEDPTGAGDLLDEDEDEEDGWNGAYLPSAMEQTHSSRVAASTSPCSTYVSFFSNPSELVGPESLPPWTLSDSDSRISPTGSPSADFTAHGESLGDRHLRTLQISYEALKDENSKLRRKLTEIQSFSETQTEMVRTLERKLEAKMIKEESDYHDLESAVQQVEQNLELMTKRAVKAENHVLKLRQEVSLLQAQVSDFKRENEALRSGQGASLTVVKQNTDVALQNLRVVMNNAHASIKQLVSGAETLNLVAEILKSIDRISEIKDQGEES from the exons ATGGCGGGCTACGCGCGCCGCCCGGGCGTCACCCCGCTGTCCCGGGCCCGGAGCCTCGTCATTCCGGACG ATTTTGGCTATGGAAAGGGGAAGTGTGCTAAGCAAGGTCCACCAGGAGCTCAGAACACACACTTTGGAG ATGATAAACTTGGAGATCTGGAAGCGGCAAACCCGTTCTCCTTTAAAGAGTTTTTGAAGACCAAGAACCTGAGCCTGTCGAAAGAGGACACCGACAGCAGAGTTTACTCACAG GAAGCCACGAGGCACTCTCTGGGACTCGACCGCACCTCCCCAGCTTCCCAGACTGTGGGCTATGGCCTGGAATATCAGCAGCCATTTTTTGAAGACCCAACGGGGGCTGGCGACCTCCTGGACGAGGATGAGGACGAGGAGGACGGGTGGAACGGGGCCTACCTGCCGTCCGCCATGGAGCAGACGCACTCCTCCAGGGTGGCCGCCAGCACGTCGCCCTGCAGCACGTACGTCTCCTTTTTCTCCAACCCGTCGGAGCTGGTGGGGCCCGAGTCTCTGCCCCCATGGACGCTGAGCGACTCCGACTCTCGCATCTCCCCGACGGGGAGCCCCAGCGCTGACTTCACAGCCCACGGAGAGAGTCTGGGGGACAGGCACCTTCGGACACTGCAGATAAGTTACGAAGCA cTGAAAGATGAGAATTCTAAGCTAAGAAGAAAGCTGACTGAGATTCAGAGCTTCTCTGAAACTCAAACAGAAAT GGTGAGGACGCTTGAGCGGAAGTTAGAAGCGAAAATGATCAAGGAGGAGAGTGACTATCACGACCTGGAGTCGGCGGTGCAGCAGGTGGAGCAGAATCTGGAGCTCATGACT AAACGTGCAGTGAAGGCAGAAAATCACGTCCTGAAACTGAGACAGGAGGTCAGCTTGCTCCAG GCCCAGGTCTCTGACTTCAAGCGTGAGAACGAAGCCCTGCGGTCAGGCCAGGGCGCCAGCCTGACGGTGGTGAAGCAGAACACGGACGTGGCCCTGCAGAACCTCCGTGTGGTCATGAACAATGCTCACGCCTCCATCAA GCAGCTGGTTTCTGGAGCTGAAACGTTGAATCTCGTTGCTGAAATCCTTAAATCTATAGACAGAATTTCTGAGATTAAAGACCAAGGGGAGGAGTCGTGA
- the ENTR1 gene encoding endosome-associated-trafficking regulator 1 isoform X2 yields the protein MAGYARRPGVTPLSRARSLVIPDAPAFYERRSCLPQLDCERPPARDLESHFFGIRPTFMCYVPSPVLASVGDTDDKLGDLEAANPFSFKEFLKTKNLSLSKEDTDSRVYSQEATRHSLGLDRTSPASQTVGYGLEYQQPFFEDPTGAGDLLDEDEDEEDGWNGAYLPSAMEQTHSSRVAASTSPCSTYVSFFSNPSELVGPESLPPWTLSDSDSRISPTGSPSADFTAHGESLGDRHLRTLQISYEALKDENSKLRRKLTEIQSFSETQTEMVRTLERKLEAKMIKEESDYHDLESAVQQVEQNLELMTKRAVKAENHVLKLRQEVSLLQAQVSDFKRENEALRSGQGASLTVVKQNTDVALQNLRVVMNNAHASIKQLVSGAETLNLVAEILKSIDRISEIKDQGEES from the exons ATGGCGGGCTACGCGCGCCGCCCGGGCGTCACCCCGCTGTCCCGGGCCCGGAGCCTCGTCATTCCGGACG CTCCCGCGTTCTATGAGCGCCGGTCTTGTCTCCCCCAGCTAGACTGTGAGCGCCCCCCAGCCAGGGACCTGGAGTCCCACTTCTTCGGCATTCGGCCGACGTTTATGTGCTATGTGCCCAGTCCGGTGCTAGCTTCCGTGGGAGACACAG ATGATAAACTTGGAGATCTGGAAGCGGCAAACCCGTTCTCCTTTAAAGAGTTTTTGAAGACCAAGAACCTGAGCCTGTCGAAAGAGGACACCGACAGCAGAGTTTACTCACAG GAAGCCACGAGGCACTCTCTGGGACTCGACCGCACCTCCCCAGCTTCCCAGACTGTGGGCTATGGCCTGGAATATCAGCAGCCATTTTTTGAAGACCCAACGGGGGCTGGCGACCTCCTGGACGAGGATGAGGACGAGGAGGACGGGTGGAACGGGGCCTACCTGCCGTCCGCCATGGAGCAGACGCACTCCTCCAGGGTGGCCGCCAGCACGTCGCCCTGCAGCACGTACGTCTCCTTTTTCTCCAACCCGTCGGAGCTGGTGGGGCCCGAGTCTCTGCCCCCATGGACGCTGAGCGACTCCGACTCTCGCATCTCCCCGACGGGGAGCCCCAGCGCTGACTTCACAGCCCACGGAGAGAGTCTGGGGGACAGGCACCTTCGGACACTGCAGATAAGTTACGAAGCA cTGAAAGATGAGAATTCTAAGCTAAGAAGAAAGCTGACTGAGATTCAGAGCTTCTCTGAAACTCAAACAGAAAT GGTGAGGACGCTTGAGCGGAAGTTAGAAGCGAAAATGATCAAGGAGGAGAGTGACTATCACGACCTGGAGTCGGCGGTGCAGCAGGTGGAGCAGAATCTGGAGCTCATGACT AAACGTGCAGTGAAGGCAGAAAATCACGTCCTGAAACTGAGACAGGAGGTCAGCTTGCTCCAG GCCCAGGTCTCTGACTTCAAGCGTGAGAACGAAGCCCTGCGGTCAGGCCAGGGCGCCAGCCTGACGGTGGTGAAGCAGAACACGGACGTGGCCCTGCAGAACCTCCGTGTGGTCATGAACAATGCTCACGCCTCCATCAA GCAGCTGGTTTCTGGAGCTGAAACGTTGAATCTCGTTGCTGAAATCCTTAAATCTATAGACAGAATTTCTGAGATTAAAGACCAAGGGGAGGAGTCGTGA
- the ENTR1 gene encoding endosome-associated-trafficking regulator 1 isoform X5, translating to MCYVPSPVLASVGDTDFGYGKGKCAKQGPPGAQNTHFGDDKLGDLEAANPFSFKEFLKTKNLSLSKEDTDSRVYSQEATRHSLGLDRTSPASQTVGYGLEYQQPFFEDPTGAGDLLDEDEDEEDGWNGAYLPSAMEQTHSSRVAASTSPCSTYVSFFSNPSELVGPESLPPWTLSDSDSRISPTGSPSADFTAHGESLGDRHLRTLQISYEALKDENSKLRRKLTEIQSFSETQTEMVRTLERKLEAKMIKEESDYHDLESAVQQVEQNLELMTKRAVKAENHVLKLRQEVSLLQAQVSDFKRENEALRSGQGASLTVVKQNTDVALQNLRVVMNNAHASIKQLVSGAETLNLVAEILKSIDRISEIKDQGEES from the exons ATGTGCTATGTGCCCAGTCCGGTGCTAGCTTCCGTGGGAGACACAG ATTTTGGCTATGGAAAGGGGAAGTGTGCTAAGCAAGGTCCACCAGGAGCTCAGAACACACACTTTGGAG ATGATAAACTTGGAGATCTGGAAGCGGCAAACCCGTTCTCCTTTAAAGAGTTTTTGAAGACCAAGAACCTGAGCCTGTCGAAAGAGGACACCGACAGCAGAGTTTACTCACAG GAAGCCACGAGGCACTCTCTGGGACTCGACCGCACCTCCCCAGCTTCCCAGACTGTGGGCTATGGCCTGGAATATCAGCAGCCATTTTTTGAAGACCCAACGGGGGCTGGCGACCTCCTGGACGAGGATGAGGACGAGGAGGACGGGTGGAACGGGGCCTACCTGCCGTCCGCCATGGAGCAGACGCACTCCTCCAGGGTGGCCGCCAGCACGTCGCCCTGCAGCACGTACGTCTCCTTTTTCTCCAACCCGTCGGAGCTGGTGGGGCCCGAGTCTCTGCCCCCATGGACGCTGAGCGACTCCGACTCTCGCATCTCCCCGACGGGGAGCCCCAGCGCTGACTTCACAGCCCACGGAGAGAGTCTGGGGGACAGGCACCTTCGGACACTGCAGATAAGTTACGAAGCA cTGAAAGATGAGAATTCTAAGCTAAGAAGAAAGCTGACTGAGATTCAGAGCTTCTCTGAAACTCAAACAGAAAT GGTGAGGACGCTTGAGCGGAAGTTAGAAGCGAAAATGATCAAGGAGGAGAGTGACTATCACGACCTGGAGTCGGCGGTGCAGCAGGTGGAGCAGAATCTGGAGCTCATGACT AAACGTGCAGTGAAGGCAGAAAATCACGTCCTGAAACTGAGACAGGAGGTCAGCTTGCTCCAG GCCCAGGTCTCTGACTTCAAGCGTGAGAACGAAGCCCTGCGGTCAGGCCAGGGCGCCAGCCTGACGGTGGTGAAGCAGAACACGGACGTGGCCCTGCAGAACCTCCGTGTGGTCATGAACAATGCTCACGCCTCCATCAA GCAGCTGGTTTCTGGAGCTGAAACGTTGAATCTCGTTGCTGAAATCCTTAAATCTATAGACAGAATTTCTGAGATTAAAGACCAAGGGGAGGAGTCGTGA
- the ENTR1 gene encoding endosome-associated-trafficking regulator 1 isoform X4, with protein sequence MAGYARRPGVTPLSRARSLVIPDDDKLGDLEAANPFSFKEFLKTKNLSLSKEDTDSRVYSQEATRHSLGLDRTSPASQTVGYGLEYQQPFFEDPTGAGDLLDEDEDEEDGWNGAYLPSAMEQTHSSRVAASTSPCSTYVSFFSNPSELVGPESLPPWTLSDSDSRISPTGSPSADFTAHGESLGDRHLRTLQISYEALKDENSKLRRKLTEIQSFSETQTEMVRTLERKLEAKMIKEESDYHDLESAVQQVEQNLELMTKRAVKAENHVLKLRQEVSLLQAQVSDFKRENEALRSGQGASLTVVKQNTDVALQNLRVVMNNAHASIKQLVSGAETLNLVAEILKSIDRISEIKDQGEES encoded by the exons ATGGCGGGCTACGCGCGCCGCCCGGGCGTCACCCCGCTGTCCCGGGCCCGGAGCCTCGTCATTCCGGACG ATGATAAACTTGGAGATCTGGAAGCGGCAAACCCGTTCTCCTTTAAAGAGTTTTTGAAGACCAAGAACCTGAGCCTGTCGAAAGAGGACACCGACAGCAGAGTTTACTCACAG GAAGCCACGAGGCACTCTCTGGGACTCGACCGCACCTCCCCAGCTTCCCAGACTGTGGGCTATGGCCTGGAATATCAGCAGCCATTTTTTGAAGACCCAACGGGGGCTGGCGACCTCCTGGACGAGGATGAGGACGAGGAGGACGGGTGGAACGGGGCCTACCTGCCGTCCGCCATGGAGCAGACGCACTCCTCCAGGGTGGCCGCCAGCACGTCGCCCTGCAGCACGTACGTCTCCTTTTTCTCCAACCCGTCGGAGCTGGTGGGGCCCGAGTCTCTGCCCCCATGGACGCTGAGCGACTCCGACTCTCGCATCTCCCCGACGGGGAGCCCCAGCGCTGACTTCACAGCCCACGGAGAGAGTCTGGGGGACAGGCACCTTCGGACACTGCAGATAAGTTACGAAGCA cTGAAAGATGAGAATTCTAAGCTAAGAAGAAAGCTGACTGAGATTCAGAGCTTCTCTGAAACTCAAACAGAAAT GGTGAGGACGCTTGAGCGGAAGTTAGAAGCGAAAATGATCAAGGAGGAGAGTGACTATCACGACCTGGAGTCGGCGGTGCAGCAGGTGGAGCAGAATCTGGAGCTCATGACT AAACGTGCAGTGAAGGCAGAAAATCACGTCCTGAAACTGAGACAGGAGGTCAGCTTGCTCCAG GCCCAGGTCTCTGACTTCAAGCGTGAGAACGAAGCCCTGCGGTCAGGCCAGGGCGCCAGCCTGACGGTGGTGAAGCAGAACACGGACGTGGCCCTGCAGAACCTCCGTGTGGTCATGAACAATGCTCACGCCTCCATCAA GCAGCTGGTTTCTGGAGCTGAAACGTTGAATCTCGTTGCTGAAATCCTTAAATCTATAGACAGAATTTCTGAGATTAAAGACCAAGGGGAGGAGTCGTGA
- the ENTR1 gene encoding endosome-associated-trafficking regulator 1 isoform X1 — MAGYARRPGVTPLSRARSLVIPDAPAFYERRSCLPQLDCERPPARDLESHFFGIRPTFMCYVPSPVLASVGDTDFGYGKGKCAKQGPPGAQNTHFGDDKLGDLEAANPFSFKEFLKTKNLSLSKEDTDSRVYSQEATRHSLGLDRTSPASQTVGYGLEYQQPFFEDPTGAGDLLDEDEDEEDGWNGAYLPSAMEQTHSSRVAASTSPCSTYVSFFSNPSELVGPESLPPWTLSDSDSRISPTGSPSADFTAHGESLGDRHLRTLQISYEALKDENSKLRRKLTEIQSFSETQTEMVRTLERKLEAKMIKEESDYHDLESAVQQVEQNLELMTKRAVKAENHVLKLRQEVSLLQAQVSDFKRENEALRSGQGASLTVVKQNTDVALQNLRVVMNNAHASIKQLVSGAETLNLVAEILKSIDRISEIKDQGEES, encoded by the exons ATGGCGGGCTACGCGCGCCGCCCGGGCGTCACCCCGCTGTCCCGGGCCCGGAGCCTCGTCATTCCGGACG CTCCCGCGTTCTATGAGCGCCGGTCTTGTCTCCCCCAGCTAGACTGTGAGCGCCCCCCAGCCAGGGACCTGGAGTCCCACTTCTTCGGCATTCGGCCGACGTTTATGTGCTATGTGCCCAGTCCGGTGCTAGCTTCCGTGGGAGACACAG ATTTTGGCTATGGAAAGGGGAAGTGTGCTAAGCAAGGTCCACCAGGAGCTCAGAACACACACTTTGGAG ATGATAAACTTGGAGATCTGGAAGCGGCAAACCCGTTCTCCTTTAAAGAGTTTTTGAAGACCAAGAACCTGAGCCTGTCGAAAGAGGACACCGACAGCAGAGTTTACTCACAG GAAGCCACGAGGCACTCTCTGGGACTCGACCGCACCTCCCCAGCTTCCCAGACTGTGGGCTATGGCCTGGAATATCAGCAGCCATTTTTTGAAGACCCAACGGGGGCTGGCGACCTCCTGGACGAGGATGAGGACGAGGAGGACGGGTGGAACGGGGCCTACCTGCCGTCCGCCATGGAGCAGACGCACTCCTCCAGGGTGGCCGCCAGCACGTCGCCCTGCAGCACGTACGTCTCCTTTTTCTCCAACCCGTCGGAGCTGGTGGGGCCCGAGTCTCTGCCCCCATGGACGCTGAGCGACTCCGACTCTCGCATCTCCCCGACGGGGAGCCCCAGCGCTGACTTCACAGCCCACGGAGAGAGTCTGGGGGACAGGCACCTTCGGACACTGCAGATAAGTTACGAAGCA cTGAAAGATGAGAATTCTAAGCTAAGAAGAAAGCTGACTGAGATTCAGAGCTTCTCTGAAACTCAAACAGAAAT GGTGAGGACGCTTGAGCGGAAGTTAGAAGCGAAAATGATCAAGGAGGAGAGTGACTATCACGACCTGGAGTCGGCGGTGCAGCAGGTGGAGCAGAATCTGGAGCTCATGACT AAACGTGCAGTGAAGGCAGAAAATCACGTCCTGAAACTGAGACAGGAGGTCAGCTTGCTCCAG GCCCAGGTCTCTGACTTCAAGCGTGAGAACGAAGCCCTGCGGTCAGGCCAGGGCGCCAGCCTGACGGTGGTGAAGCAGAACACGGACGTGGCCCTGCAGAACCTCCGTGTGGTCATGAACAATGCTCACGCCTCCATCAA GCAGCTGGTTTCTGGAGCTGAAACGTTGAATCTCGTTGCTGAAATCCTTAAATCTATAGACAGAATTTCTGAGATTAAAGACCAAGGGGAGGAGTCGTGA